One window of the Lysobacter sp. S4-A87 genome contains the following:
- the hslV gene encoding ATP-dependent protease subunit HslV produces the protein MDPSQNPTVFHATTIVSVRRDGRVAVAGDGQVTLGHTVMKANARKVRRLGRDGQVLAGFAGAAADAFTLFELFEAKLEKHGQLARAAVELAKDWRTERRLGKLEALLAVADRDTSLIISGTGDVIEPEDGIIAIGSGGMYALSAARALIAHTQLDARTIATEAINIAGDVCIYTNRNVVVEEL, from the coding sequence ATGGACCCGAGCCAGAACCCCACCGTCTTCCACGCCACCACCATCGTTTCGGTGCGCCGTGACGGCCGCGTCGCCGTCGCCGGCGACGGCCAGGTCACCCTTGGCCACACCGTGATGAAAGCCAACGCGCGCAAGGTCCGCCGCCTCGGCCGCGACGGCCAGGTGCTGGCCGGCTTCGCCGGCGCCGCCGCCGACGCCTTCACCCTGTTCGAACTGTTCGAAGCCAAGCTCGAGAAGCACGGCCAACTCGCCCGCGCCGCGGTCGAACTGGCCAAGGATTGGCGCACTGAGCGCCGCCTGGGCAAGCTCGAGGCACTGCTCGCGGTCGCCGATCGCGACACCTCGCTGATCATCAGCGGCACCGGCGACGTGATCGAGCCGGAGGACGGCATCATCGCCATTGGTTCGGGCGGCATGTACGCGCTGTCGGCTGCGCGCGCGCTGATCGCGCACACCCAGCTCGACGCCCGCACCATCGCCACCGAGGCCATCAACATCGCCGGCGACGTGTGCATCTACACGAACCGCAACGTCGTAGTCGAAGAGCTCTGA
- a CDS encoding DUF417 family protein: protein MRHPIDNIGDRVWAFAARLLGLIMVWFGAMRLMPFGIEAMARQLAAFPGGVPEAWVPVLACAAGGIELLTGLVLLVAPACRWRMWAGLVAMVIWGIGLLPLSGASAWVHAAPYDGFPVIGSGQTLLKHVGIAALGLGIFARQFGSAGGLRTARVGLWLGQLVVLTWIGLMKFTLIEAEGVEGLMRSSPLFSWLYRFFDVQGASNVIGAIELATAALILLWPWQPRIARWGLAMAAATYLLTNTFLVTLPGWQPDLGFPFVAGTGQFLLKDLLLLAGALVLMSPPRWQPAMARRTS from the coding sequence ATGCGACACCCCATCGACAACATCGGCGACAGGGTCTGGGCATTCGCCGCCCGCCTGCTCGGCCTGATCATGGTCTGGTTCGGCGCCATGCGCTTGATGCCGTTCGGCATCGAGGCGATGGCCAGGCAACTGGCGGCGTTTCCTGGCGGCGTGCCGGAGGCGTGGGTGCCGGTGCTGGCCTGTGCCGCCGGTGGGATCGAACTGCTGACCGGCCTGGTGCTGCTGGTGGCACCGGCGTGCCGCTGGCGGATGTGGGCGGGACTGGTGGCGATGGTGATCTGGGGGATCGGCCTGCTGCCGCTGTCGGGTGCCAGTGCCTGGGTGCATGCCGCGCCGTACGACGGCTTCCCGGTCATTGGCAGCGGCCAGACCCTGCTCAAGCACGTTGGCATCGCCGCCCTGGGCCTGGGCATCTTCGCGCGCCAGTTCGGCAGTGCCGGTGGACTGCGCACTGCCCGGGTCGGGCTGTGGCTGGGGCAACTCGTCGTGCTGACGTGGATCGGCCTGATGAAGTTCACCCTGATCGAGGCCGAGGGTGTCGAGGGCCTGATGCGCTCGAGCCCGCTGTTCTCGTGGCTATACCGATTCTTCGACGTGCAGGGCGCATCCAATGTCATCGGCGCGATCGAACTTGCGACTGCGGCGCTGATCCTGCTGTGGCCCTGGCAGCCGCGCATCGCGCGCTGGGGTCTGGCCATGGCGGCGGCCACGTATCTGCTGACGAACACCTTCCTGGTCACCCTGCCGGGGTGGCAGCCGGACCTGGGCTTCCCGTTCGTGGCTGGCACCGGCCAGTTCCTGCTCAAGGACCTGCTGCTGCTCGCCGGCGCACTGGTGCTGATGAGTCCACCACGGTGGCAGCCGGCGATGGCCCGTCGGACGTCCTAG
- a CDS encoding helix-turn-helix domain-containing protein: MSAHEYETRHDAGDTLRTHRHHGAYAALVLDGSYVEASADGPVECTPGTLVLHPRWHAHGNRFGHNGAKVINLELGDDFPVGAGGLALRVLRVADLGEASAVFARAHHRLDDLLRACVPADAPALHDWQPAFLHALTHGDLPVSVLARRAGVSLAHASRSFVRSHGMPPQLLRRELRCRQALAMLGGDTALAEVAAASGFSDQSHLNRTLRLATGATPTQLRRQIKCVQDRSAALRLQ, encoded by the coding sequence ATGTCCGCCCACGAGTACGAGACCCGCCACGACGCCGGGGACACGCTGCGCACGCATCGCCACCACGGCGCCTATGCGGCGCTGGTGCTGGACGGGAGCTACGTGGAAGCCAGCGCCGACGGCCCGGTCGAATGCACTCCGGGCACGCTGGTGCTGCATCCGCGCTGGCACGCCCACGGCAACCGCTTCGGCCACAACGGCGCCAAGGTGATCAACCTCGAACTGGGCGACGACTTCCCGGTCGGTGCCGGCGGCCTGGCTTTGCGGGTGCTGCGCGTGGCGGACCTGGGCGAGGCAAGCGCAGTGTTCGCGCGCGCGCATCATCGTCTCGATGACCTGCTGCGGGCCTGCGTGCCGGCGGACGCCCCTGCCCTGCACGACTGGCAGCCGGCATTCCTGCACGCGCTGACCCATGGCGACCTGCCCGTTTCGGTGCTGGCGCGCCGCGCCGGGGTTTCCCTGGCCCATGCCTCGCGCAGCTTCGTGCGTTCGCACGGCATGCCGCCGCAGCTGCTGCGGCGTGAACTGCGTTGCCGCCAGGCGCTGGCGATGCTCGGCGGCGACACAGCCCTGGCCGAGGTCGCCGCGGCCAGCGGCTTCAGCGACCAGAGCCACCTGAACCGGACGCTGCGGCTGGCCACCGGCGCGACGCCGACGCAACTGCGGCGCCAGATCAAATGCGTTCAAGACCGGTCGGCCGCCCTTCGACTGCAATAG
- a CDS encoding OsmC family protein — protein sequence MSEHRASIHWLRNEGRFDSEGYSRDHEWVFDGGQRIAGSAAPEYLGNVAGVDPEEALVAALSSCHMLTLLAIAAKKGWVVDHYQDEAVGTLEKNSDGRLAVTRVVLRPRIVFAEGKGPADAEALTKLHESAHRNCFIANSVKTEVTVEAR from the coding sequence ATGTCGGAACATCGTGCCTCGATCCACTGGCTGCGCAATGAAGGCCGGTTCGATTCCGAAGGTTATTCACGCGACCACGAATGGGTCTTCGACGGCGGCCAGCGCATCGCCGGTTCGGCCGCGCCGGAATACCTGGGCAACGTCGCAGGCGTGGATCCGGAGGAAGCCCTGGTCGCCGCACTGTCGTCGTGCCACATGCTGACGCTGCTGGCGATCGCGGCGAAGAAGGGCTGGGTGGTCGACCACTACCAGGACGAAGCGGTCGGCACGCTGGAGAAGAACAGCGACGGGCGGCTCGCGGTCACCCGGGTGGTGTTGCGGCCGCGGATCGTGTTCGCCGAGGGCAAAGGGCCGGCCGACGCGGAAGCGCTGACGAAGCTGCACGAGTCGGCGCACCGCAACTGCTTCATTGCCAATTCGGTGAAGACCGAGGTGACGGTGGAGGCGCGCTGA
- a CDS encoding YbaN family protein has protein sequence MSLPPSKPPVPGPVKIPPSRWRWAWWLLAYASLGLGVIGIVVPGLPTVPFVLLSAFAAARGSQRLHDWLLAHPQFGPMIRDWQAHGAVSRRAKWLAVSMMAACAVIMFLTASRWWMAATGTAIMTVVAIWLWARPEPTRPPH, from the coding sequence ATGTCCCTGCCACCGTCGAAACCGCCCGTGCCCGGGCCCGTCAAAATCCCGCCCAGCCGCTGGCGTTGGGCCTGGTGGCTGCTGGCCTATGCCAGCCTCGGCCTGGGCGTGATCGGGATCGTGGTGCCCGGGCTGCCCACGGTGCCGTTCGTGCTGCTGTCGGCCTTCGCCGCCGCGCGCGGCTCGCAGCGCCTGCACGACTGGCTGCTGGCGCACCCGCAGTTCGGCCCGATGATCCGCGACTGGCAGGCGCACGGCGCGGTCAGCCGCCGCGCCAAGTGGCTGGCGGTGTCGATGATGGCCGCCTGCGCGGTGATCATGTTCCTGACCGCGTCACGCTGGTGGATGGCGGCCACCGGGACGGCGATCATGACGGTCGTCGCGATCTGGCTGTGGGCGCGACCGGAACCGACGCGGCCGCCGCACTGA
- a CDS encoding nucleoside deaminase: MIATPDYRALLATAVAEARQGLVEGGIPIGAALYHRDGSLLGCGHNRRIQEGDPSVHGETDAFRKAGRQRRYRDTIMVTTLAPCWYCSGLVRQFNIGTVVVGESVNFRGGIDWLRENGVEVIDLNDSECIDMLGDYIAAHPDVWNEDIGED, translated from the coding sequence ATGATCGCCACGCCGGACTACCGCGCACTGCTCGCCACCGCCGTCGCCGAAGCCCGCCAGGGGCTGGTCGAAGGCGGCATCCCGATCGGCGCGGCGCTGTACCACCGCGACGGCAGCCTGCTCGGCTGCGGCCACAACCGCCGCATCCAGGAAGGCGATCCGTCGGTGCACGGCGAAACCGATGCCTTCCGCAAGGCCGGCCGTCAGCGCCGCTACCGCGACACGATCATGGTCACCACGCTGGCGCCGTGCTGGTACTGCAGCGGGCTGGTGCGCCAGTTCAACATCGGCACGGTGGTGGTCGGCGAATCGGTCAACTTCCGCGGCGGCATCGACTGGCTGCGCGAGAACGGCGTCGAAGTCATCGACCTCAACGACAGCGAGTGCATCGACATGCTCGGCGACTACATCGCCGCGCATCCGGACGTGTGGAACGAGGACATCGGCGAGGACTGA
- a CDS encoding lipoprotein, with amino-acid sequence MNATPAPRQILIALSLVALPLALAGCGNKGPLILAPKSIPVDPSTLPPMTPPAEPTPTTDEPATDEPATTVPASDADDVDGKKKGTAEPTPVPKQADETDG; translated from the coding sequence ATGAACGCAACTCCCGCCCCACGACAGATCCTCATCGCGCTGTCCCTGGTCGCGCTGCCGCTGGCCCTGGCCGGCTGCGGCAACAAGGGCCCGCTGATCCTGGCGCCCAAGTCGATCCCGGTCGACCCGTCGACCCTGCCGCCGATGACACCGCCGGCCGAGCCGACGCCCACCACCGACGAGCCGGCGACCGACGAGCCGGCCACGACCGTGCCGGCAAGCGACGCCGACGACGTCGACGGCAAGAAGAAGGGCACCGCCGAGCCGACTCCGGTCCCGAAGCAGGCCGACGAAACCGATGGCTGA
- the dapF gene encoding diaminopimelate epimerase gives MAESVHARKPVRFSKMHGAGNDFVVLDLRGGVAAPAPDLCRSLADRHFGVGCDQILTVEDAKSSDVVARYRIWNADGSSSQQCGNGARCIAAWLVRDAQASGRALAGDFLLDSPVETHAVTQLGDGRYRIVMGTPRFAPASIPLHGFAGAQDEYVIEQNDSVFTFGAVSMGNPHAVIEVEDVDAAPVETVAPVLQSHAAFPESVNVGFAQVQSRQRIRLRVYERGVGETLACGSGACAAAAVLMRRGRVDRDVTVALPGGDLQISWPADDAPLTMSGPTAFVFEGEWNQ, from the coding sequence ATGGCTGAGTCCGTGCACGCGCGCAAGCCCGTACGGTTCAGCAAGATGCACGGCGCCGGCAACGACTTCGTCGTGCTGGACCTTCGTGGCGGCGTTGCCGCCCCCGCACCCGACCTGTGCCGGTCGCTGGCCGACCGCCACTTCGGTGTCGGCTGCGACCAGATCCTGACCGTCGAGGACGCCAAGAGCAGCGACGTCGTCGCCCGCTACCGCATCTGGAACGCCGACGGTTCGTCGTCGCAGCAGTGCGGCAATGGCGCCCGCTGCATCGCCGCCTGGCTGGTGCGTGACGCGCAGGCCAGCGGTCGCGCGCTCGCCGGCGACTTCCTGCTCGACAGCCCCGTCGAAACGCACGCGGTGACCCAGCTCGGCGACGGGCGCTATCGCATCGTCATGGGCACGCCGCGTTTCGCCCCGGCCAGCATCCCGCTGCACGGCTTTGCCGGTGCGCAGGACGAATATGTCATCGAGCAGAACGACTCGGTGTTCACCTTCGGCGCGGTGTCGATGGGCAACCCGCACGCGGTGATCGAGGTCGAGGACGTCGATGCCGCACCCGTGGAGACGGTCGCCCCGGTGCTGCAGTCGCACGCCGCATTCCCGGAGTCGGTCAACGTCGGCTTCGCCCAGGTGCAGTCGCGCCAGCGCATCCGCCTGCGCGTGTACGAGCGCGGCGTAGGTGAGACGCTGGCCTGTGGCAGTGGCGCCTGCGCCGCAGCGGCGGTGCTGATGCGCCGTGGCCGCGTCGACCGCGACGTCACCGTGGCATTGCCGGGCGGCGATCTGCAGATTTCCTGGCCGGCCGACGACGCACCGCTGACGATGTCCGGGCCAACCGCATTCGTGTTCGAAGGGGAGTGGAACCAATGA
- a CDS encoding S9 family peptidase: protein MNPTSILLSAVLMTLATPTVAATAAIPPDATKKPHVVKAPHGAQRNDEYYWLRDDKRKNPEMLAYLNAENAYADALMAPLKPLENKLYEEIVSRIKQDDSSVPYRERGYHYYSRFETGQDYPIHARRSGNMEAPEQVLLDVNVMAQGKDYFSVGDWEVSQDNQILAWADDAVGRRQYTIRFKNLATGEVYADEIPGVSPNLVWADDNKTLFYVENDPETLLTVRVKKHVLGTPASKDVLVYEEKDDSFYMGIDRSRDDKYICIGVESTVSSEMRCAPAANPDKFVVLAPRERDVEYQADHLDGRWVIRTNADGAANFKLVTAPSDATSRKQWTDWVPHREDVFVEGFELFDGFTVVAERSDGLERLRLLKKDGKEEFVKADEPAYAMGLSVNSEHDTPWLRYSYTSLTTPGTTYEVNVETGERKLLKRDPVLGYDPEKYVTERVWATARDGVKVPVSLVYKKGFEKNGKAAMLQYAYGSYGSSTDPRFNGPVVSLLDRGMVYAIAHIRGGQEMGRKWYDDGKLFHKKNTFTDFIDVTDDLVKQGYAAKDRVAAYGGSAGGLLMGAIGNMAPGHYRVILSQVPFVDVVTTMLDPTIPLTTNEYDEWGNPEKKEYYDYMLSYSPYDNLSKQAYPAMFVGTGLWDSQVQYWEPAKYIARLRDLDAGTQPIVFRTNMDAGHGGKSGRFRRYRELSEMYAFMLDQLGLAEAAARQ, encoded by the coding sequence ATGAACCCGACCTCCATCCTGCTTTCGGCCGTCCTCATGACCCTCGCCACCCCCACGGTCGCCGCGACCGCCGCCATCCCGCCCGATGCCACCAAGAAGCCGCACGTGGTCAAGGCGCCGCACGGCGCGCAGCGCAACGACGAGTACTACTGGCTGCGCGACGACAAGCGCAAGAATCCGGAGATGCTGGCGTACCTCAATGCCGAAAACGCCTACGCCGACGCGCTGATGGCGCCGCTCAAGCCGCTGGAGAACAAGCTGTACGAGGAAATCGTCAGCCGCATCAAGCAGGACGACAGCTCGGTGCCGTACCGCGAGCGCGGCTATCACTACTACAGCCGCTTCGAGACCGGCCAGGACTACCCGATCCATGCCCGCCGCAGCGGCAACATGGAGGCGCCGGAACAGGTCCTGCTCGACGTCAACGTGATGGCCCAGGGCAAGGACTACTTCAGCGTCGGCGACTGGGAAGTCAGCCAGGACAACCAGATCCTGGCCTGGGCCGACGACGCGGTCGGCCGTCGCCAGTACACCATCCGCTTCAAGAACCTCGCCACGGGCGAGGTCTACGCCGACGAGATTCCCGGCGTGTCGCCGAACCTGGTATGGGCGGATGACAACAAGACCCTGTTCTACGTCGAGAACGATCCGGAAACCCTGCTGACCGTGCGCGTGAAGAAGCACGTGCTCGGCACGCCCGCGTCGAAGGACGTGCTGGTGTACGAGGAGAAGGACGACAGCTTCTACATGGGCATCGACCGCTCGCGCGACGACAAGTACATCTGCATTGGCGTGGAGAGCACCGTGTCGAGCGAGATGCGCTGCGCACCGGCCGCCAACCCGGACAAGTTCGTGGTGCTGGCCCCGCGCGAGCGCGACGTCGAGTACCAGGCCGACCACCTCGACGGCCGCTGGGTGATCCGCACCAATGCCGACGGCGCCGCCAACTTCAAGCTCGTCACCGCGCCCAGCGATGCGACCTCGCGCAAGCAGTGGACAGACTGGGTGCCTCACCGCGAGGACGTCTTTGTCGAAGGCTTCGAGCTGTTCGACGGCTTCACCGTCGTGGCCGAGCGTTCCGATGGCCTCGAGCGCCTGCGCCTGCTCAAGAAGGACGGCAAGGAAGAGTTCGTCAAGGCCGACGAGCCGGCCTACGCGATGGGCCTGTCGGTCAACTCCGAGCACGACACGCCGTGGCTGCGCTACAGCTATACCTCGCTGACCACGCCCGGCACCACGTACGAAGTCAACGTCGAAACCGGCGAGCGCAAGCTGCTCAAGCGCGATCCGGTGCTGGGCTACGACCCGGAGAAGTACGTGACCGAGCGCGTCTGGGCCACCGCCCGCGACGGCGTCAAGGTGCCGGTGTCGCTGGTCTACAAGAAGGGCTTCGAGAAGAACGGCAAGGCGGCGATGCTGCAGTACGCCTATGGCAGCTACGGCAGCTCGACCGATCCGCGCTTCAACGGCCCGGTGGTGAGCCTGCTCGACCGCGGCATGGTCTATGCGATCGCGCACATCCGCGGCGGCCAGGAGATGGGCCGCAAGTGGTACGACGACGGCAAGCTGTTCCACAAGAAGAACACCTTCACCGACTTCATCGACGTCACCGACGACCTGGTCAAGCAGGGCTATGCGGCCAAGGACCGCGTCGCGGCGTACGGCGGCAGCGCCGGCGGCCTGCTGATGGGGGCGATCGGCAACATGGCGCCGGGCCATTACCGCGTGATCCTGTCGCAGGTGCCGTTCGTCGACGTGGTCACGACCATGCTCGATCCGACCATCCCGCTGACCACCAACGAATACGACGAGTGGGGCAACCCGGAGAAGAAGGAGTACTACGACTACATGCTGTCGTACTCGCCCTACGACAACCTGTCGAAGCAGGCCTATCCGGCGATGTTCGTCGGCACCGGCCTGTGGGATTCGCAGGTGCAGTACTGGGAGCCGGCCAAGTACATCGCGCGCCTGCGCGACCTCGATGCCGGCACGCAGCCGATCGTGTTCCGCACCAACATGGATGCCGGCCACGGCGGCAAGTCGGGACGCTTCCGCCGCTACCGCGAGCTGTCGGAGATGTACGCGTTCATGCTCGACCAGCTCGGCCTGGCCGAGGCGGCCGCGCGCCAGTAA
- a CDS encoding GNAT family N-acetyltransferase, whose product MTPSIHWQPRHFRELDIDTLYALLKLRSEVFVVEQNCVYLDPDGKDRHPQTIHLIGIADNGDLAAYLRILPAGLSYPQVSFGRVLTAPAYRGRGLGDPMLRAALEQIEARWPGADIQIGAQEHLQGYYGRHGFVPSSEPYLDDGVPHIDMLRLARS is encoded by the coding sequence ATGACCCCATCGATCCACTGGCAGCCGCGGCACTTCCGCGAGCTCGACATCGACACGCTTTATGCGCTGCTCAAGCTGCGCTCGGAAGTGTTCGTGGTCGAACAGAACTGCGTCTACCTCGACCCCGACGGCAAGGACCGGCATCCGCAGACCATTCACCTGATCGGCATTGCCGACAACGGTGACCTCGCCGCATACCTGCGCATCCTGCCGGCGGGACTGAGCTACCCGCAGGTCAGTTTCGGGCGGGTGCTGACCGCGCCGGCGTACCGTGGCCGCGGTCTCGGGGATCCTATGCTGCGCGCGGCACTGGAACAGATCGAGGCACGCTGGCCCGGCGCCGACATCCAGATCGGCGCGCAGGAACACCTGCAGGGTTATTACGGCAGGCACGGCTTCGTGCCCTCGTCGGAACCGTATCTGGACGACGGCGTGCCGCACATCGACATGCTGCGGCTCGCGCGCAGCTAG
- the xerC gene encoding tyrosine recombinase XerC has product MGGDDARGIEPTEPTVEQYLAHLQVERRMSAHTLDAYRRDLLALAQWARTQAADITALHAEQVRAFVASEHRRGLSPKSLQRRLSACRSFYAWLVRQGRLGASPAAAIRSPKAPRKLPQVLDPDEAKALVEVPTDAPLGLRDRALLELFYSSGLRLSELCGLRWRDIDLADALVNVLGKGSKQRSVPVGTHARTALHEWRASTGAANDAPVFPGRGGGTITPRAVQMRLRQLAQRQGLFKRVHPHLLRHSFASHILESSGDLRGVQELLGHADIATTQIYTHLDYQHLAKVYDAAHPRAKRKP; this is encoded by the coding sequence GTGGGCGGGGATGACGCCCGCGGTATTGAGCCCACCGAGCCGACTGTCGAGCAATACCTCGCCCACCTGCAGGTCGAGCGCCGCATGTCCGCGCACACGCTCGACGCGTATCGCCGCGATCTGCTGGCACTGGCGCAGTGGGCGCGAACGCAGGCCGCCGACATCACCGCATTGCACGCCGAGCAGGTGCGCGCCTTCGTCGCATCCGAGCACCGCCGCGGACTGTCGCCCAAGAGCCTGCAGCGTCGTCTTTCGGCCTGCCGCAGCTTCTACGCCTGGCTGGTCCGGCAAGGCCGGTTGGGCGCGAGCCCGGCCGCAGCGATCCGTTCGCCCAAGGCGCCGCGCAAGCTGCCGCAGGTGCTCGATCCGGACGAAGCCAAGGCACTGGTGGAAGTGCCGACCGACGCACCGCTCGGGCTGCGCGACCGTGCGCTGCTGGAGCTGTTCTACTCGTCCGGATTGCGCCTGTCGGAGCTGTGCGGCCTGCGCTGGCGCGACATCGACCTCGCCGACGCGCTGGTGAACGTGCTCGGCAAGGGCAGCAAGCAGCGCAGCGTGCCGGTCGGCACGCATGCGCGCACGGCACTGCACGAATGGCGGGCGTCCACCGGTGCCGCGAACGATGCGCCGGTGTTCCCGGGGCGTGGCGGTGGCACGATCACGCCGCGCGCGGTGCAGATGCGGTTGCGCCAGCTGGCGCAGCGCCAGGGCCTGTTCAAGCGCGTGCATCCGCATCTGCTGCGGCATTCGTTTGCCAGCCACATCCTGGAATCGTCAGGCGACCTGCGCGGTGTGCAGGAGTTGCTCGGCCACGCCGACATCGCCACGACGCAGATCTACACACACCTGGATTACCAGCACCTGGCGAAGGTCTACGACGCGGCGCATCCGCGCGCCAAGCGCAAGCCGTAG
- a CDS encoding DUF484 family protein translates to MNETQEKLGAHEVAAWLRRHPRFLQQFPDLAVTLVVPREEGSAASLASYQLEVLRDKNRELSRRLQELFGNAQENERLSVRTHQLTLALMRQDSAADTLRAMAASLAEDFNGDLVRLVMFKPVEGLSDVDWMQVVAQDDACLQPFRDCLGDGEPLCGRLQPEKHAVLYGMRAEEVQSTALLPLPGVGMVAVGSHDANRFFPGMGTLFLRMMGESLVTALKRFDG, encoded by the coding sequence ATGAACGAGACCCAGGAAAAGCTTGGCGCGCACGAAGTCGCGGCCTGGCTGCGCCGGCACCCGCGGTTCCTGCAGCAGTTCCCCGACCTGGCCGTCACCCTGGTGGTGCCGCGCGAGGAAGGCTCGGCGGCATCGCTGGCCAGCTACCAGCTGGAAGTGCTGCGCGACAAGAACCGCGAACTGTCGCGGCGCTTGCAGGAACTGTTCGGCAACGCCCAGGAGAACGAGCGCCTGTCGGTGCGCACGCACCAGCTCACCCTGGCGCTGATGCGCCAGGACAGCGCGGCCGACACGCTGCGGGCGATGGCGGCCAGTCTGGCCGAGGATTTCAACGGCGACCTGGTGCGGCTGGTGATGTTCAAGCCGGTCGAGGGCCTAAGCGACGTCGACTGGATGCAGGTCGTGGCGCAGGACGATGCGTGCCTGCAGCCGTTCCGCGATTGCCTTGGCGATGGCGAACCGCTGTGCGGGCGCCTGCAGCCGGAGAAGCATGCGGTGCTGTACGGCATGCGTGCCGAAGAAGTGCAGTCGACCGCGCTGCTGCCGCTGCCGGGCGTGGGCATGGTCGCGGTTGGCAGCCATGACGCGAACCGCTTCTTCCCCGGCATGGGCACGCTGTTCCTGCGCATGATGGGCGAGTCGCTGGTGACGGCGCTGAAGCGGTTCGACGGCTGA
- the hslU gene encoding ATP-dependent protease ATPase subunit HslU — protein MPIKPDTSHATMTPREIVQELDRHIVGQHAAKRAVAIALRNRWRRMQLDDELRNEVMPKNILMIGPTGVGKTEIARRLATLANAPFVKVEATRFTEVGYVGKDVEQIVRDLADTAVKLYREQAKQKVRTQAEERAEERILDALLPRRAGATSTVFGFNAAEAARDEPSSQDNETRAKLRKQLRSGALDDREIEIETAVNVGVDIMAPPGMEEMGQQLRQMFSQVAGAKTHKKTMAVRAARSQLTEDEAGKLVNEDDVREAAIEACEQHGIVFIDEIDKVAKRGENVGGGDVSREGVQRDLLPLVEGSTVSTKYGPVKTDHILFIASGAFHLAKPSDLIPELQGRFPIRVELTALSKDDFVRILTEPKAALVTQYIELLKTEGVAVQFGADAVERLAEIAALVNERQENIGARRLHTVLERLLDTLSYEAPDRGGQAITIDRAYVDSHLGELVKDPDLSRYIL, from the coding sequence ATGCCCATCAAGCCCGATACCAGCCACGCCACGATGACTCCGCGCGAGATCGTGCAGGAGCTCGATCGCCACATCGTCGGCCAGCACGCGGCCAAGCGCGCGGTCGCCATCGCGCTGCGCAACCGCTGGCGCCGCATGCAGCTCGACGACGAGCTGCGCAACGAGGTCATGCCCAAGAACATCCTGATGATCGGCCCCACCGGCGTCGGCAAGACCGAGATCGCGCGCCGGCTGGCGACGCTCGCCAATGCCCCGTTCGTGAAGGTCGAGGCGACGCGCTTCACCGAAGTCGGCTATGTCGGCAAGGACGTCGAGCAGATCGTCCGCGACCTGGCCGACACCGCGGTCAAGCTCTACCGCGAGCAGGCCAAGCAGAAAGTGCGCACCCAGGCCGAGGAGCGTGCCGAAGAGCGCATCCTCGACGCTCTGTTGCCGCGCCGCGCCGGAGCCACCAGCACCGTGTTCGGATTCAACGCCGCCGAAGCCGCCAGGGACGAACCGTCGTCGCAGGACAACGAGACCCGCGCCAAGCTGCGCAAGCAGCTGCGCAGCGGCGCGCTCGACGACCGCGAGATCGAGATCGAAACCGCGGTCAACGTCGGCGTCGACATCATGGCCCCGCCGGGCATGGAGGAGATGGGCCAGCAGCTGCGGCAGATGTTCTCGCAGGTCGCCGGCGCCAAGACCCACAAGAAGACGATGGCGGTGCGCGCGGCACGCTCGCAGCTCACCGAGGACGAGGCCGGCAAGCTCGTCAACGAGGACGACGTGCGCGAGGCCGCGATCGAAGCCTGCGAACAGCACGGCATCGTCTTCATCGACGAGATCGACAAGGTCGCCAAGCGCGGAGAGAACGTCGGCGGTGGCGATGTCAGCCGCGAAGGCGTGCAGCGCGACCTGCTGCCGCTGGTCGAAGGTTCGACCGTGAGCACCAAGTACGGCCCGGTCAAGACCGACCACATCCTGTTCATCGCGTCCGGCGCGTTCCACCTGGCCAAACCCAGCGACCTGATCCCGGAGCTGCAGGGTCGCTTTCCGATCCGGGTCGAGCTGACCGCGCTGAGCAAGGACGATTTCGTCCGCATCCTGACCGAGCCGAAGGCGGCACTGGTCACGCAGTACATCGAGCTGCTCAAGACCGAAGGCGTCGCGGTGCAGTTTGGTGCCGACGCCGTGGAGCGCCTGGCCGAGATCGCGGCGCTGGTCAACGAGCGCCAGGAAAACATCGGCGCGCGGCGACTGCACACGGTGCTCGAGCGCCTGCTCGATACGCTGAGCTATGAAGCACCGGACCGCGGCGGGCAGGCGATCACCATCGACCGCGCGTACGTGGATTCGCACCTGGGCGAGCTGGTGAAGGATCCGGACCTGAGCCGCTACATCCTGTAG